In Plasmodium brasilianum strain Bolivian I chromosome 1, whole genome shotgun sequence, a single genomic region encodes these proteins:
- a CDS encoding fam-l protein, with translation MEQKINSIFFFKFFSFFLLIWRLYFNNNISTHSKLLKVKYNININLSTRTYRSLTKYKQDKHTNILALKEIHCNGVNQKNDIYNNEKRDNVKYIQLTGSSLNEMECHKQTKKNKSYIFETKKCSRSEKKIFKELDYINFLKNNKTISNKLYNKIIRKKYGLKITSPLIFLLLFLVVFILDLFVGYGFIKGLFKVFTALKLWDGLKPFYSFLMKSPFKSLCLPVNITKGTNAGKKYFPVLDVFFVFLIYILPFLILGALTVLRLIYYHKKVKKYDKIKFRKG, from the exons atggaacaaaaaattaattcaattttttttttcaaatttttttcatttttccttttaatttgGAGACTCTActttaacaataatatt AGTACACACAGCAAATTATTGAAAGTAAAGTACAACatcaatataaatttaagtaCAAGAACTTATAGAtcattaacaaaatataagcagGACAagcatacaaatattttagcATTAAAAGAGATACATTGCAATGGAGTAAAccaaaaaaatgatatatataataatgaaaaaagagataatgtaaaatatatacaattaacTGGAAGTTCCTTAAACGAAATGGAATGCCATAAACAAACTAAGAAAAACAAatcttatatatttgaaacaaaaaaatgttctcgttcagaaaaaaaaatatttaaagaacttgattatataaactttcttaaaaacaacaaaacTATTAGTAATAAGCTttacaacaaaataatacgtaaaaaataCGGACTAAAAATTACTTCacctttaatatttttattgttgttCTTAGTAGTATTCATATTAGATTTATTTGTTGGTTATGGCTTTATAAAAGGATTGTTCAAAGTATTTACCGCTTTGAAATTATGGGATGGACTAAAACccttttattcatttttaatgaaatccCCTTTTAAATCGCTGTGTTTACCCGTGAATATAACAAAGGGTACAAACGcaggtaaaaaatattttcccGTTTTAGAtgtcttttttgtttttctaatatatattttacctttCCTTATATTAGGTGCCTTAACTGTATTAAGGcttatttattatcataagaaggttaaaaaatatgataaaattaagttCAGAAAAGggtaa
- a CDS encoding PIR protein has product MSASKDDLENILKELPEYTKYADLYKNGNKSVSVDYCKEETSSKWKNEDVKKVCNNIIDYLKKFDKTKKKKNINYDVCSYFTYWIYDKIISELGTKWNKTIHPDDRTKLNHAILSAYKKKVEKDCIFYFDGNFNEWKEEKHLYYYFKSYDHIRNKKHSSGTEKNKYCDYLEQIKNIYEKHIRKCCKYFFLEKNNDNICKNYIKCEEQYNPYYILSELKCKHNLSSDYWEKLIQELIIDRDVIILSQHSSKRTLINFLDDPFYKAITFGFVTIGLLFTLFLFYKTYHYRKNKNKETFLDQNELLERFYYAKHRKLNLEDRDIHLSYDAI; this is encoded by the exons ATGAGTGCTTCAAAAGATGATttg gaaaatattttaaaagagttgcctgaatatacaaaatatgcTGATCTATATAAGAATGGAAATAAAAGTGTAAGTGTTGATTACTGCAAAGAAGAAACTAGTTctaaatggaaaaatgaagacgtaaaaaaagtttgtaataatattatagattacttaaaaaaatttgataaaactaaaaaaaaaaaaaatattaattatgatGTATGTTCTTACTTCACTTACTggatatatgataaaattataagtGAATTAGGTACTAAATGGAATAAAACTATTCATCCAGATGATAGAACAAAACTTAATCACGCTATCCTTTctgcatataaaaaaaaagtagaaaaagattgtatattttactttgacggtaattttaatgaatggaaagaagaaaaacatttgtactattattttaaaagttatGATCAcattagaaataaaaaacattcttctggaacagaaaaaaataagtattgTGACTATCTTGaacagataaaaaatatatacgaaaaacatataaggaaatgttgtaaatatttttttttggaaaaaaataacgaTAACATATGTAAAAACTACATAAAATGTGAAGAACAATATAACCCATATTATATCTTATCCgaattaaaatgtaaacataATTTATCCAGTGATTATTGGGAAAAACTAATTCAAGAATTAATTATTGATAGGGATGTTATAATTCTAAGTCAACATTCATCTAAAAGAACTCTTATAAACTTTTTAGATGATCCTTTTTACAAAGCAATAACATTTGGATTCGTTACAATAGGACTACTTTTCacattattcttattctataaa acTTATCACTacaggaaaaataaaaataaagaaacatTTTTAGAtcaaaatgaattattagaGAGATTCTATTATGCAAAACACAGAAAGTTAAATTTAGAAGATAGAGACATCCATTTATCTTATGATGCTATATGA